From a region of the Acanthochromis polyacanthus isolate Apoly-LR-REF ecotype Palm Island chromosome 3, KAUST_Apoly_ChrSc, whole genome shotgun sequence genome:
- the LOC110966377 gene encoding cell adhesion molecule 1-like isoform X1 yields MLFLNVFLVVSLMVFQRNVHVSGCSNANCAYKPVFTPSRLVVKYGDPTSATCILCEDVCTKHSGLEKPVGDVTVNGTTLSWTVGRLTEWDASPMCFYNTESGDQCCTVLPVTVYQPPENVSISFENHAGPMFEHNQYTLECTVENVAPAGNLTVTFFRGRTELSRQEYNSKQDKPENVSFPLNVNVSKEDDGAQYWCEAKLELGPEGPQPPPVVTSERITATVHYGPHLQKTGNLEPIKITEGQSLQLNCSAVGNPSPSYVWTIPPDSQSYHSVVFDASFSVVTIKSVGFEHKGQYTCHVSSEDRTESVTFTVDVQGNIIPYIILGVVIAAVVIIVIVVMVYFGYYRHNRMGQYNLKDVFRLHKRQAVPLEA; encoded by the exons ATGTTGTTCCTTAACGTATTTTTGGTTGTTTCCTTGATGGTTTTTCAGCGTAACGTCCATGTGTCTGGCTGCAGCA ATGCAAACTGTGCATACAAGCCTGTATTCACTCCATCCAGACTGGTAGTGAAGTACGGTGACCCGACCTCTGCTACATGCATTTTATGTGAGGATGTATGTACCAAACATTCCGGTTTGGAGAAACCAGTGGGAGACGTCACAGTAAACGGAACTACGCTGTCATGGACGGTTGGCAGATTGACAGAGTGGGATGCGTCTCCCATGTGCTTTTATAATACTGAGTCTGGTGACCAGTGCTGTACCGTCCTGCCTGTAACTGTCTACC AGCCTCCAGAAAATGTGTCCATCAGCTTTGAAAATCACGCCGGGCCGATGTTTGAGCACAACCAGTACACTCTGGAGTGTACCGTAGAGAACGTAGCTCCTGCTGGGAACCTCACCGTGACCTTCTTCAGAGGACGGACAGAACTGAGCCGCCAAGAGTACAACAGCAAACAGGACAAACCAGAGAACGTCAGCTTCCCTCTGAATGTCAACGTCAGCAAAGAAGATGATGGAGCCCAGTACTGGTGTGAAGCCAAACTGGAACTGGGACCTGAAGGACCACAGCCTCCTCCAGTGGTGACGTCAGAAAGAATCACTGCCACAGTCCACT ATGGGCCTCACTTACAGAAGACAGGAAATCTAGAGCCCATCAAAATTACAGAAGGACAGAGTTTACAGCTGAACTGCTCGGCGGTGGGAAACCCCAGCCCCTCCTACGTGTGGACCATCCCACCAGATAGTCAGTCCTACCACAGTGTTGTCTTCGATGCCTCCTTCAGCGTTGTCACAATCAAATCTGTCGGTTTTGAGCATAAAGGACAGTACACCTGTCACGTCAGCAGTGAGGACAGGACAGAGTCTGTAACTTTCACCGTGGATGTTCAAG GCAACATCATCCCATACATTATACTTGGTGTGGTAATAGCTGCTGTTGTGATCATCGTCATAGTGGTAATGGTATACTTTGGGTACTACAGACACAACAGAATGGGACAGTACAACTTGAAGGACGTATTCCGTTTGCATAAACGGCAAGCTGTGCCCCTTGAGGCGTAA